One genomic segment of Arachis duranensis cultivar V14167 chromosome 4, aradu.V14167.gnm2.J7QH, whole genome shotgun sequence includes these proteins:
- the LOC107483517 gene encoding uncharacterized protein LOC107483517, with the protein MKQQELTNKNNEASIRNIERKIGQLSTQAVIERPTSSLSIDTIPNPKEEYKAIQLRSGKTLVNDKKPTENDEASSKNDATLNRDDQEKPEEGEKQPQISRKGKQIMEKSSQGHKQVEKNFTPPLPYPQRFNKETKDQHFLKFLEVFKKLKINIPLAEALEQMPLYAKFLKELISKKRSWHEKETIMLTQEYGAVIQIGLPPKLKDPGSFFLLCTIGNMTKKGIV; encoded by the coding sequence atgaaacagcAAGAACTTACAAACAAGAACAATGAAGCTTCCATAAGAAATATAGAAAGGAAGATTGGGCAGCTTTCCACACAAGCTGTGATTGAAAGGCCAACAAGCTCACTCTCAATTGACACCATTCCAAATCCTaaagaagaatacaaagctatacagctaaggagtggaaaaaccTTAGTGAATGACAAAAAACCAACTGAGAATGATGAAGCTAGCAGCAAGAATGATGCTACACTCAACAGGGATGATCAAGAGAAGCCTGAAGAGGGAGAGAAACAGCCACAAATCTCAAGGAAAGGGAAACAAATAATGGAAAAATCATCTCAAGGACATAAGCAAGTGGAGAAGAATTTCACACCTCCATTGCCATACCCTCAAAGGTTCaacaaggaaaccaaggatCAACACTTTCTCAAATTCCTTGAAGTTTTcaagaaattgaaaattaacATCCCCCTGGCCGAAGCATTAGAGCAGATGCCTCTATATGCTAAATTCTTGAAAGAACTTATCAGTAAGAAGAGAAGCTGGCATGAGAAGGAGACCATTATGCTCACACAAGAGTACGGTGCTGTAATTCAAATAGGTCTCCCACCAAAACtcaaagatcctgggagcttctTCTTACTTTGCACCATTGGCAATATGACAAAAAAGGGCAttgtgtga